In Phragmites australis chromosome 18, lpPhrAust1.1, whole genome shotgun sequence, the genomic window aaaaaacacAAACTCATGATAGCCTCTTGAACATCAATTGGCAAtatgtttctaattccaaccgCAATCATCTatgtcaacatcacatggcaatcatgagtcttcatgctGCCAActatttttagctctttcaccgaaacaaatCTTCTAATGTAGGACGCGTAACCAGaaggaactttcacaccatgcaagaattcgtaaaattcttttttttctccttcttagatagggtgatgcaagatgggggtgGGAATTTTTCTTTATCCGTATCCTTGGCATGAAGCTTCGGCCTTAAGcacatttcttcaaggtcagcttgtgtattttcatgatcctttgttttccccttcatgttgagcattgtactgAAGAGACTATCacatatattcttctctacgtgcatgagATCAATAGAGTGGCGAACGTCTAAGTATTTCTAATAATCAAACTCCTAGataattgatttcttgttccacattctattttcatcactcgtggaggattgtttttgcttgccaaggataacattaatatttttaacattatcatagacatctttcCCATTGAAATGCTTCGGAggtgacgctttctcccttgtgccgtcAAATTAAGACTTCATTTTCCGGTATGGGTGGTTCatgggaaggaaacatcgatgccgcatgtacactattttctctgactcgttcaaccacatactctcagtgtcatctaagcacAGGGAGATACCacaaaaattctctctagaaccgtacaagagcacaaaagcctactactcgggccacatcctcgaactgtccaaagttcGTGAACAATTCagaagcatcttcttataaatataacaagttgccaagtcatatttataatcaaacactcccgaatggGAGACGTAAGTTACGCAAACTAAATTCACTTTTAGgaatataattaacataattgcACCATAAACATGTCAAGATTTGGAAGAAGGAGAAATTGTGGACTCCAACTCAGACCCTAGAATCTAGCAAATatgagaaagaggaggaggaaaggagggggatgcaaaccttcaaaggccaaaggagacaatccacatgtatcaagatttgggaggagtaaaattgttgattccaactcaccATAGAATCcaccatatatgagcaagaagaggaggaaaggggAGGCAAACCTTTAAAAGCCAAGGGACAATcacaacttcaaatcaccaaaATTTTGGTTGGTCTTCAATAGAATCGCCAAAAAATTGCCTATATGCCGAGCAGCTGGCAGATAGACACTGTCTAATCGAGCTGCTTGGCACAGAAATAACCctaaacatcactcattagtgacgggtgataagtaTACCTGCCACTAATGAGTTGAGCCGCTCGAGGCAacatttagtgacgtgtgcccTCTCAACTCGCaactaatgactccatcattagtgatgggttttaaggtgacccatcactactatcttaagtgacgggttattcctatgtcgtcactaatgatccctcattagtgacggatcttgGCCGGGTCCTAGCCCAGTctacacattagtgacgtgtcgtCACTagaaccgtcactaataatacattagtgacatgttCTGATCGGCCGTCACTGATGcggtgtcactaatgatggtttcttatgtagtgaCCATTAATTAATTGATCTCTCATGTACATATGTGCATGTGTACATAAACTGATCCCTTTTGATTGCAATCAGATCGTCAAAGACAAGAGCACCTCATGATCATGAGCGTGTGCAATGCATTTGCCTATGGCCTTCTTGCGTTGATGTGCGTTCTCAAGTCACTCACGTTAATGATCAATGGCTTTAATTTGTACTGGATGAATGGACACATCCAAGAGGCATTGCAACCGATTTCTTCCAAGCATCATGACCCTTCACCAAATGACACCTCTTAGATCATTAACAGGCTCCTTAATCAACTTCCATCTTTGATACGTGAATGAACAGTGACCAACTTTTCTTCGTGATCATGTATGAAACAAGCACATGTACTAGCCATTTGCACActcatatatacacatatacacttACCGATACTATATAAAAGGGAGACAAGAGGGTATTTAAAACCTgataatttcaaatcttttagCCTAGAAACAATATCACAGAACATTAATTATTAGAATTATTCAATAAATTATATAAGCCAcaattaaaaacaaaatattattacaaTCCATGCATGCTTTGTGCCAACTGTGGAGATTCAATCAGTTGAGACGAGTATAGTTCTCATGGAATTGTGACCCAATCGATGTTAGATATTTATCTAGGTCGTCCAATCGTCTGTGGTCTGAGTGTTTCTGCCACTTAGTTTCTCTGTGCTCAAAAGCAAAAATATTGCATCAGAATCATGAATCTGGGTCATATAAGCAAGTATGCATTGCCTACTTGGATGGGAATCGAAATTATGGATACAATATATTCAAGCATTCAATGTAGACTATGAAAAAAAGATACTAATTAAGCTGACATGCATGCCTGTTTAGAAGCATCTATTCACCGGCAGGACGATATGACATTGCTGCGAATCATAGCAACCCCTAAGGCTTATGCCAGTCagatatatatacgtacatATAGTAGCAATTGCACTACTATCACTTTCTTTTATTTCATATGTACTTAAAGACAAGAAGACAAGTGCTCCAGTTATAATGGTAGCTTCAGGTACAATAGATGAGCCCACTAAACAATTTGATGCCCAAAAAATAGTAGTTGACACGCAAGTACCAAATTTaccaaaaaaacacacacacacacagagatcATTTCGCACTGCATTTTACGTCGATGCAAGGTTAGCTAGGTTCCCTACAGCCTCACGTGTTTTCCTCCATTCAAAGTTGAAAAGGAATTAGTCGGTAATTATATGGTGAAATTAAGTATGCTTGCAGTGGCATAAATAGCTCAGAGCTCGTCGCATTGCGTGGGCGCGAAGGACAACTTCTGGTGGCCCACATCGTAGAGCACGTGCATGTTCTGCTGCTGGACGTTGCCGATGACGGACGGGGCGGAACTGTCCGACGTCTTGCCCACCGCCAGACACATCAGCCCGGGACTCGGCTCCTGGAAGTAGTTGTCCCGCGGGAGCACCATCTCCGCGCCGCCGTCGAAGTGCAGCACGAGCGGCGGCGTCTGCACCTTGTCCATCGACATGCCACGCGGCAGCGCGAAGCACAGCTGGTACTCCTCGACGGTCCGGTCCGCCACCGGCAGCTTCACCATCTCCAGCACGGCCTTCTTCACTTCCTCGAAGGCTGGCTCCACGAGGTACGCCAGCGTGCTACCCGTGTCGATGACCGTGCCGCCGGTGCCGTCGGGATTCAGCGCGAGGCTGGCCGCCGGCAAGTCGAGCCGCTTGGCCCCAAGCGAGAGCCCCAGCAATGGCACGTAGTAAAACAGGTTCGCCACTGGGTTCCTGAGTAGGGAGGTAGTTTGGATTGGCCCTGCAGTCCTGTACTTGCGCAGGTCGGCCGTTGCACCGAACAGGAGCGGGCTAGTCTTGCGTTCGGCGAAAGGAGTGAGGCAGTAGGAGAACCTTGGTACGGACTGCTGCGCCACCAGAGACAAGGTGCCCGGACAGAGGCCCAAGACGCCGGTGGCGCCGGCTATGCTCCCGCCGGTTAGCGCGCCGCAGCCAaagccgagggagagggagaCATTGCGGTGCACGCCGAAGGTGAAGGTCTCGGACGCGAGGAAGCCGCCCGCCACCGCGTTGTCATAGCGGTCTTCGTACAGGCACCTGTTGTCGGTGCAGTTCTTCTTGGTGAACAGGCCCTCCTGGCACAGCCTGCTGCTGCAGGGGAGgacggcgaaggaggaggaCTTGCCGGGGTCGTAGAGCGGCTCTAGCTGCCCAGCCGTCGGGCTGAACAGCTTGCATTGCGTCCAGATGAGGTTGCTGCCCGTGTCGAGGATGAGCTTGCTCGGCTGCGGCGGCGTGCCGATTCCCACGGTGAGCCAGTAGCCCAGGTCGCTGTGCGGGGAGAAGGTCACGTCGGCCGCGGAGATATCACCGCTTTTGCCGAGAACCTGTGCGAGCATGGCTCTATGCCTCGCCACCCGGGCCTTGCTCCCGAGGGCGGCGCGGCGCCAGATCTCGTGCCTGGAATACGAGCTGCCGCCGTAGGGGTGCTCAAGTTCGGAGCTGAAGCCGAAATGAAAGATGGCATAGGCAGGGGCGGCCGCCACGACAACGGCGAGGCAGAGAAGCGGGAGGAGATGAAGGTGACGCGCCATTCCTTGCGGTCTCAGGCCACCGGCCGGCCACTTGTGATATTCAGACTTTCACGGTGGTTGATGTACTCCATATAAATAGTTTCCGCAAAAAGTGCAAACACGATCGTAGGATTGGATTATAGCCGCACAATGCCTAGTCAATAACTACCTAATCCTGAATAATCTCGGTGGTAACCCAATTCTTCGGCGTTTCACTCCAATCAGCTTCTTGCCGAAATAGAAACCTCTTCGATCGCTTGATTTGGATCCACACGGCCAACCACATGGCATGTTTCCGTAAATAGTGGTTCCCGAGCACAGGCACCTGCGCACGATACATGCACTATAGTGCTCCACAGAGAAGACTCTCGGCCAGAAATCTACCTCCACAGAGAAGACTCTCTAAGAGTCATCGATTTTTTTGGGGATTGTCTGGAACCAGCTCGTAGTGTTGCCAACTCCATGCTGGCTCATCACTGCCCCTGTACTTTACTAGGACAGTGAACCATTCTTTAATGAGTCCAGTAAGGATGTCATTAGGAACTCTGGACGACATCCTGAAAATAGTTGTCAATGAGGTAAGTACAAAGGACTAATTACTGAACATTGAACATTAAAACAGCGAgcaaacactactacagaaaatcccttcactgccggttctaaaatcctcttcactaccagttttagagccgacagtgggcaacaggactatcactgccggctcggtcgaccggcagtgattctctggcatcactgccgactgcCGGCTGTATCTTTTGGCTGGCAGTGATTTGTTAGAATCACTGCTGGCCAAAGGTTTGAGTTGGCAATGTTTTCCAACTCCCCCCTCCACGGTTcttctctctgtcctctctgtactctccCCTCAATATCTCcgtctctctcaatacatacatacaatgatacatatatttactataaatcaataatagAAACACATTcataatacatagtaatgaacacatattacaagtcaggcatcgacaaacacacaatattacaagtcacctcctgaaaagtcggttgagttgGGCATGTTTACGAGACGCCGCTTCTTattcctccttcgcatcatcattgAAAAGCCATTGTGTCCAAGAGTCATCTGACGATACCAACTTCgtatcatacatagtaatttatatCATTCATTAACAAATGAAAAATTCTATgatttacaactgaataagtgttggttctacgatatgccatccattgtgaggatgacaagtgggacctagtcccacatgtcattgacacaccggtggcatatcgtagaaccagGTCATagcacgatgaacaacataccatgtcatagcagtccaaaatttcagagaatattaaaaaatgatatactacaaaccaccctaacaccaaagaatattcttgcaaaaaactattaggctcagtggctctagcaaatggccttattaggacttcaatatTGATTACATGTTCCAAGAGAAAACATTCTTCGCAAGTctgcatttatgtgccagtcctactagttcacagagcagcttctctcaagatgagctGGACGTCCTACCTGAGGTTGGCCTGAAcagttttcttacaataaaagaaaaaaatttaggCCAACCTCAGATAGGACATCCAGcccgtcttgagagaagctgctctctgaactagtaggattggcatataaatgctgacttgagaagaatgtttcCTCTCCGAACCCACGAAATCAGttctaaagtcctagaagtaataaagaaatacgacctcgagccatatcatcatcgccactattttattgtatttcaaaagaaatttttgtTTCTCCATAGAGAGCATGATATCAAAAATAAGTATAGCATCAatatctatacattagggtgCATTGATTAGTAcgaaaataagcatagcatcaatatctatacattatggtgtaagaagaaaagcaacaaacaaaaacaaaaatcagtcacaaccatcatatgcaaccaccatccaataaagagtctattatttgattgatccgcatcagattatggagataattatatacgactgcaagctcgactgggatagtgaaaagatgtgcaaggtgcatgtgtaataaccatcacagtcgagctttgcagtcatatatatggtaaatagttatctcctttcatcatttgcgactgcaaaatatgcttgaggaccacccgaatataaaaatcaagaaacaaagtagttcatatacactgAACATGAACATACACGTAAGTGCCATAAGTACAGAAGCAAAACCACCTCCTATCAAACAAGATAATTTAGTGAACAATATatggatgattgaataaaattgctcttagataaatataacaattggccccaagactacgatatcctgctccctaattgtccatTTGAACATCACAAGCTGGGCTAGAagctaagatcacaactagatgtaaaactaaaaaaaaaaatgttatctgaaattgagctttcttcctgAACAATGCTGCTGGACATAAAAGCTGATAGGGAGAGGATtactctttgagaaacaaacactaaacgagtagcaaaatatcagagcagtaccaaaggttttcctactcttctagaattcaatgaaaacaagattaattgaatCAACAAATACAACAGCTCCTAGTCCAGGAATCAAGCCTAACTGGCAATGTACAGACTACCAACAATAAGCACATGGACTGAACAATAGAATGCACCACTACTATCAGGGCAATCTGTGCCGATCCAATAACAGAGAACAAACAGATttaacacctattgcacttagacatctagcccaacctcagtattccatttgatcatcacagagcatatcaccaacacagcaccaccaccaatcgATTGCCTGAGCACTAACGTTCTAAACACCAGAACTAAGCTCACTTGgctcaatttcaattgactaaaccacccagtggtgaaaccagaactcaattaccaaatcaaccattaacctcacagtacctatcacttcgcagcaaccacaaacaccatctgggaggtggagggagatgaCGGGCGGTGGGGTACTCACCGTGATGATGTATTGGATCTCAGGGATGATAGCGATGGGGACGACCGCGTGGAGGAATGCAGCCTCGGGGACGGCGCGGTGACGTAGAGGCAGGCGACTCCGAGGAAGGCGGTGTTGGGGACTGAGGACGGGGTcagcgtcggggaggaggacgatggcgtcgaggaggacaggGAACGGCATCGAGGAGGACGAGAATGGCACCGGGAAGGAGGACAGCGACAGCAGTGGGGAGGAGGATGATAGCAtcgaggaggacgggaatggcACCAAGCAGGAGGACGGCAACAGCGGTGGGGAGGAGGACACGGACAGCGGGCACGGGCTCGTGGACCTCCGACGGCATGGGCTCCTCGGCGTTGGGAGGCGTTTCAGCGGACAGCACAGGAAACGGGAAAAATTTTCTATGTGTCAAGGGTGCAGGGCGTCGAGCTATTTTATAggtgaggactttcactgccggctcaatatgaccaccggtagtgaaatggtatcttcactgccggctcactaggacaaccggcagtgaaactactttcactgtcagctcaataaatacaccggcagtgaaagtagtttcattgttggcccaatatgtccactggcagtgaaacccttTTCATTGCTAGTACctcggggtgcaaaaaatttattttagcttcGCGCGCACCAACCCAAGCCCTACGCCAAGTAAGTCTGAacaaaccgctgcgctactcaggtgatttcgattgagtttgtactatctaaaCATTAAGTTGACATAGcagacctaatacatatttatttaaatttgaacttgctatatacgaaaattaattttggtatatacctaaaatcaaaaatcaatatagtcaataataaatatatcttccaccagacactacaaattgaagcttccataacaaaactCATACATAGTAATTGCATCTATAACaaattaatacatagtaattaatacaatttagctactttgtcttaacgattcaccctCCATTATGTtcacgacgtacatagggaggtttgtCAGTGTctgggacctaggtcgatgtCCTTTCCCAAAGGAGGTAgcgcatcgaattgattgtagtcttcctcgtcaacaacattcttcactctgacaatccttctttttc contains:
- the LOC133898568 gene encoding aspartic proteinase nepenthesin-1-like; this encodes MARHLHLLPLLCLAVVVAAAPAYAIFHFGFSSELEHPYGGSSYSRHEIWRRAALGSKARVARHRAMLAQVLGKSGDISAADVTFSPHSDLGYWLTVGIGTPPQPSKLILDTGSNLIWTQCKLFSPTAGQLEPLYDPGKSSSFAVLPCSSRLCQEGLFTKKNCTDNRCLYEDRYDNAVAGGFLASETFTFGVHRNVSLSLGFGCGALTGGSIAGATGVLGLCPGTLSLVAQQSVPRFSYCLTPFAERKTSPLLFGATADLRKYRTAGPIQTTSLLRNPVANLFYYVPLLGLSLGAKRLDLPAASLALNPDGTGGTVIDTGSTLAYLVEPAFEEVKKAVLEMVKLPVADRTVEEYQLCFALPRGMSMDKVQTPPLVLHFDGGAEMVLPRDNYFQEPSPGLMCLAVGKTSDSSAPSVIGNVQQQNMHVLYDVGHQKLSFAPTQCDEL